A genomic window from Ruminiclostridium cellulolyticum H10 includes:
- a CDS encoding non-ribosomal peptide synthetase has translation MSEVTRLVFENVISGKIEEGVGVELLESLKINGNKKYKDVAIIGISAKLPNANDIDEYWSNLEKGVDCIRPFPPSRRKDVEGFILHYTSAKKGEIKYSHGGFLDEVDKFDYKFFRLLPKEANTMDPNQRLFLQTAWEAIEDGGYGGGKLTGSKTGVYLGYDNWPIYGQYISKTSPSQVMTSVAGNVTSVIASRISYLLDLKGPAVIMDTACSSSLVALHIACQALRQNECEQAIVGGVKLNLLPAEGILEIGQESKNHRIKTFDEDSDGFVWGEGVAAILLKPLDKALRDRDNIYAVIKGSAINQDGNSVGIAAPNVLAQEEVILNAWKDANIDPETISCIEAHGTGTRIGDPIEIDAIQRAFKRYTEKKQFCAVGSVKTAIGHLDNVSGMAALIKMILAMKNKKIPAHLNFKSPNHNIHFHKSSVYVNSQLSNWETDGPMRCGINSFGISGTNCHVILEEAPSYERQEPIDKKLKVLAISAKSSEALQELVVRYEDFLNKGYDINFDDLCYTANTGRGHYNYRLALIFYDEADLKKKLRSINVNSLKKLNQKGIHFNIHKVINESTEPKKGELTTKELREITKEADLVLRNFIEKEEQSEDILNELCTLYVRGAEIKWEDLYKDENLRRMRLPVYPFEKKRCWIDTTLKTDEANISVNNQKSETISVAQEQIIDKTEVHMQFNRKDGIIKKLKNIIKNSSGMELSEIDITANFFEMGFDSVLLIQVRQGIKDNFLIDVTMRQFLGELSSLDSLANYIEQNLPNEVIIEPINNSDICNPQEKVTKPEPEIAQNIAPDNEIKQIVDQQLKIMLQQLELLKGGNSPATTQSKVGVAEVVQRTENLTAEKTPNLSQNTNREVFVPYKKLEINTRDFFSQKQSEHIKTLMDNYCKRTAQSKKLTQESRYRLANNRNVAGFRPDIKEMVYQIIAERASGSKIWDVDGREYIDISMGFGVYLFGHNSKFITDSVEEELKKGTPLGPMSRLAGEVAALVCEITGMDRAAFYNSGTEAVMVALRIARAVTGKKKIVIFAGSYHGTFDGVLARAHTASQEPKAVPIAPGIPQNMVEDVMILDYNDKQSLEIIRRHSHELAAVLVEPVQSRRPDIQPKEFLQQLRKLTCEMGVALIFDEIISGFRIQPGGAQAWFGIEADLATYGKVAGGGMPIGIVAGRSEYMDAIDGGMWRYGDDSYPGYDDKRTFVAGTFCHHPLAMSAAKASLNYIKEQGEELQNKLNERTAYLVKKLNKYFEDNELPIYMVNYGSLFRFVLKGDIELLFYHLIKRGIYVWEGRNCFLSTAHTDQDIEYIISATIDSIEEMKADEFLTNSPAKNGSGTSLNNISMPLAISNEFKNNIPCKEENIEKIPLTQEQTQLWFLVQSDIDGQVAYNENSIIKLRGDLNFDIMYDAFKQVIKRHEALRTTIEVEGNNQIIHPDISLDMPLIDFSNLNSIDRYEKIGEWLIEEGKKPFDLTKGPLFRINILKEGQQEHTLFFAIHHIIADGWSTGILVNELGELYTSGVRRRDSKLPKPVQFKEYISWQESQKTSASWASARAFWREQFAKAIPMTELPCDYPRPSGRTYRGARYHFSLENSLYTALKTISAKEHGTLYMTMLAGFNLLLHRLSGTEQVVVGIPSAGQSMMGSGRLIGQCVKMLPVNSCINNSITFSEYLGNIKELLMQSFEYQNYSFSDLDDDHEAVHIPQITVMFNMDRPLDAPGFYGLEAEILPYPISFVQYDLGINVVEIEKQLQIDFDYNTDLFDAKTVELWAEYFKALLLEISKKPNDLICTFSLNNQERINNTVKYEKCSELIHIMFEKIAENNPAAIALDFGTKKVTYSELYLRATQIASLITKEGIGRLTAIYVNDITNMTASILASMKSGNPYILLDKNFIDYKLDDIELMITDSEITTGKAVEIRIGKELSNVESIHELNADIKPDDLMCLAHIQHEKGETEKLGISYKHAAIRCSEMKDRLGLQSGERVACFISPIHNAGLEALLPALTAGCCVSIYDTTEIRNMDFNVAIMSFVQWKHLTMESGWEHVESLRIISVSGSQMLNGHVEAWRKTALASTGVIYAYKPERLPFTISTLDISTIELEAPIKKLPLGCIVGGYAYIMDSFMQLTPECIPGCIYVSGFIPFEGNDRCIPDIFSNIRGDNLYNTCENARRLRNGEIELLGNKENTTKIRNYFVDLKYIEAVLYMHPAVSQAYLISKEDGRITAYIAAKGTGISSRELTRYLKHLLPDYVTGITFITMEELPVNPDGCLNISALPTLNEQHREGSDTPRTPLEKEVYAIWSEVLGFSDIGINDDFFEIGGYSLLAIRLVSRMNEVFKVNLGLKTIIDLPTIAGIANEVEKKRVLQDGKEYTGSTQPQLIPDVEHWNEPFPLTDVQQAYWVGRSDAFELGNIATHTYFEVESMELDIKRFNEAWQMLIQRHGMLRTIILPSGEQLTLKEVPPYEIKVLDLCGKETEEAEKELLNIRERMSHQVMQTDKWPLFEISIARIDENRIRIFFSIDALIMDTWSFQILLDEFSMLYQDNTKCFTPLEITFRDYVMTERKLEDSPLFKQSLDYWMERLVSLAPAPDLTLARAPSSLVNPKFIRLSEKLKPNTWDKLKARATTAGLTPSGILLAAYAEILSIWSKNPRFTINLTLFNPLFSHPQVENIIGDFTSLTLLEVDNGSADIFSDRAVRLQRQLWEDLDHRFVSGVRVMRELGRLKGDMTGMLMPVVFTSALINNNATTNKSPMDWMGKLVYSIGQTPQVWLDHEVFEEEGSLVLNWDSVEGLFPDGMLGDMFDAYCLLLNLLADNEDVWGKNRSALINILLPAKQLEEISSDNTTEQKITGTLLHKMFEEKVLENPAALAVVSNGKRLTYGELYTLSNKIGNRLRKEGVCCGELVAVIMEKGWEQVAAVIGILASGAAYLPISSELPKERIEYMLHNGKVKLALTQQRIENRITLPEGVKYISLQGVEIESSSGEPLEAVQTQNDLAYVIYTSGSTGNPKGVMINHIGAVNTIIDINKRFGVTDFDKVFALSSLSFDLSVYDVFGMLAAGGAIVIPEASKTKDPAYWIELMIQEKVTMWNSVPALMEMLVEYTDGRNENLPNTLRLVMMSGDWIPVSLPDRLRKTVPGVQIISLGGATEASIWSVLYPVEKVEPSWKSIPYGKAMLNQKIYVLNSILEICPTWVPGQLYIGGIGLAMGYWRDEAKTKTSFIIHPRTGERLYRTGDMGRYLPDGNIEFLGREDQQVKIQGYRIELGEIEHAIMQHPKVSTAVVSVLDRRENARLAAYVVPKSESEAGETMPSSQGKILTDPLDRLQYKLAQPGARQYRNESFIQLRKPEINEEYINKNFVERRSYRKFLKQNIEFEQLSKLLSNLMQVKIADIVWPKYRYGSAGGVYPIQTYIYIKEGSVANIPQGAYYYRPAEHRLELITNKQIEAEDLEIDKVLFNNSAFTIFLVSNINAIEPMYSEDSLRFSSIEAGLMSQLLEMSAPECYLGLCQAGNFDLSGVKNILGLEDGYIPLNCIFGGCVDESSLKVEALIEEYREYEPLIKLIDEGNVQAHTADISNQGNYDITSELKEFLKEKLPEYMVPTQIIILDALPLTANGKVDRKSLPQPTEILKEEKSEYIPPNSQLEKVLADSIKEVLQIDRIGVHDNFFDLGANSVDIIRLHNKLTGFINKKIPIVEMFKSPNVFALAQYIGNQDDGQLPENEIDSRENKVNEGKARLKKLLQKKEVKVDE, from the coding sequence CTGCAAAACTACCTAACGCAAATGATATAGATGAATACTGGTCAAATCTGGAAAAAGGGGTTGACTGTATAAGACCTTTCCCTCCATCAAGGAGAAAGGACGTAGAAGGTTTTATACTTCATTATACTAGTGCTAAAAAGGGAGAAATAAAATATAGCCATGGAGGTTTTCTGGACGAAGTAGATAAGTTTGATTACAAATTCTTCAGACTATTACCAAAAGAAGCAAATACAATGGACCCAAACCAGAGATTATTTTTGCAGACTGCCTGGGAAGCTATAGAAGATGGTGGCTATGGAGGGGGAAAGCTTACGGGCAGCAAGACCGGAGTATATTTAGGTTATGATAACTGGCCCATATACGGTCAATACATATCAAAAACTTCTCCCTCTCAGGTTATGACATCAGTAGCCGGTAATGTTACTTCTGTTATAGCCAGCAGAATATCTTACCTCTTGGATTTAAAAGGTCCTGCGGTAATTATGGATACAGCCTGCTCCTCCTCACTTGTAGCACTTCATATAGCCTGTCAGGCATTAAGGCAGAATGAATGCGAACAGGCAATTGTAGGAGGAGTAAAGCTAAACCTTCTCCCTGCCGAGGGAATATTAGAAATAGGGCAGGAATCAAAGAACCACAGAATAAAAACCTTTGATGAGGATTCTGATGGATTTGTCTGGGGAGAGGGTGTGGCTGCCATACTTCTTAAGCCTTTGGACAAAGCACTAAGAGATAGGGATAATATCTATGCTGTTATTAAGGGAAGTGCGATTAATCAGGATGGGAATTCAGTCGGAATAGCTGCACCTAACGTACTTGCACAGGAAGAGGTTATCTTAAATGCGTGGAAGGATGCGAATATAGACCCAGAGACAATTTCTTGCATTGAAGCTCATGGTACAGGAACACGGATAGGAGATCCAATAGAAATTGATGCAATTCAGCGTGCATTTAAAAGATATACGGAGAAGAAGCAGTTCTGTGCTGTCGGTTCAGTCAAAACCGCAATAGGGCATTTGGATAATGTTTCAGGAATGGCTGCATTGATAAAGATGATTTTAGCTATGAAAAATAAAAAAATACCTGCCCACTTAAACTTTAAGAGTCCAAACCATAATATTCATTTTCACAAGTCCTCTGTTTATGTAAACAGCCAATTGAGTAATTGGGAAACAGATGGACCTATGAGGTGTGGTATAAATTCGTTCGGTATAAGCGGAACGAACTGTCATGTTATTTTAGAGGAGGCGCCTTCTTATGAGAGACAGGAGCCAATAGATAAGAAGCTTAAGGTTCTGGCAATATCAGCGAAAAGTTCGGAAGCATTACAAGAGCTTGTAGTAAGGTATGAGGATTTTCTTAATAAAGGATACGACATTAATTTTGACGACCTTTGCTACACTGCCAATACTGGGAGAGGACACTATAATTATAGGCTGGCCTTAATATTCTACGACGAGGCTGATTTAAAGAAAAAACTGAGAAGTATAAATGTAAATTCTTTAAAAAAGTTAAATCAAAAGGGAATCCACTTTAATATCCATAAGGTAATTAATGAAAGTACCGAGCCGAAAAAAGGAGAATTGACTACCAAGGAATTACGAGAGATTACAAAGGAAGCGGATTTGGTACTTAGAAATTTCATTGAAAAAGAAGAGCAAAGTGAAGATATTTTAAATGAATTATGTACTTTGTATGTACGTGGTGCTGAAATTAAATGGGAAGATCTTTATAAAGATGAAAACCTAAGAAGGATGAGACTCCCGGTTTACCCCTTTGAAAAGAAACGGTGCTGGATAGATACTACTTTAAAGACTGATGAAGCAAATATCTCTGTAAATAACCAAAAGTCTGAAACTATTAGTGTTGCACAAGAACAAATAATCGATAAAACTGAAGTACATATGCAATTTAATCGTAAAGATGGAATTATTAAAAAGCTTAAGAATATAATTAAGAATTCTTCAGGTATGGAACTTTCTGAAATAGATATAACTGCTAATTTTTTTGAAATGGGTTTCGACTCGGTACTTCTTATTCAAGTAAGACAAGGCATCAAGGATAATTTTTTAATAGATGTGACAATGAGGCAATTTTTAGGAGAACTATCCTCATTAGATAGTCTTGCAAACTATATAGAACAAAATTTGCCTAATGAAGTTATCATTGAGCCTATTAATAATTCTGATATATGTAATCCTCAGGAGAAGGTTACTAAGCCGGAGCCGGAGATAGCACAGAATATTGCACCTGACAATGAAATCAAGCAAATTGTAGACCAGCAACTAAAGATTATGCTTCAACAGTTGGAGCTGCTTAAGGGAGGAAATAGCCCTGCCACGACACAAAGTAAAGTTGGCGTAGCTGAAGTGGTGCAGAGAACAGAGAATCTTACTGCAGAGAAGACCCCAAATTTAAGCCAGAATACAAACAGAGAGGTTTTTGTTCCCTATAAAAAGCTTGAAATAAATACAAGAGACTTTTTTAGCCAAAAGCAGAGTGAGCATATTAAGACTCTGATGGACAACTACTGTAAACGTACTGCACAATCCAAGAAACTTACTCAAGAAAGTAGGTATAGGCTGGCCAACAATAGAAATGTAGCCGGTTTCCGTCCTGATATTAAGGAAATGGTGTACCAGATTATCGCAGAGAGGGCATCAGGTTCCAAAATATGGGATGTAGATGGCAGAGAATATATTGATATATCAATGGGCTTTGGTGTTTATCTTTTCGGACATAATTCAAAATTCATAACAGATTCTGTGGAAGAGGAATTAAAAAAGGGTACACCATTGGGGCCAATGTCAAGGCTTGCAGGAGAGGTTGCTGCTTTGGTATGTGAAATAACAGGAATGGACAGAGCAGCTTTCTATAACTCTGGAACCGAAGCAGTTATGGTAGCTCTTAGAATTGCAAGGGCAGTTACGGGAAAAAAGAAAATTGTTATATTTGCAGGATCTTATCATGGAACCTTTGATGGTGTGCTTGCAAGAGCACATACGGCATCACAGGAACCAAAGGCTGTGCCTATTGCCCCCGGTATACCTCAGAATATGGTCGAAGATGTAATGATACTTGACTATAATGACAAACAATCATTGGAAATAATAAGAAGACATTCTCATGAACTGGCAGCTGTACTTGTAGAGCCTGTACAAAGCCGCAGACCGGACATTCAGCCTAAAGAATTTCTGCAACAGCTTAGAAAGCTTACCTGTGAAATGGGTGTAGCTCTGATATTTGATGAAATTATCTCAGGCTTCCGCATTCAACCTGGAGGAGCACAAGCGTGGTTTGGAATTGAGGCGGATCTTGCTACCTATGGAAAGGTTGCAGGTGGAGGGATGCCTATAGGTATTGTTGCGGGAAGATCTGAGTATATGGATGCTATTGATGGTGGAATGTGGAGATATGGAGATGACTCATACCCAGGGTATGACGATAAAAGAACTTTTGTTGCCGGAACATTTTGTCATCATCCGCTTGCAATGTCAGCGGCAAAGGCTTCACTAAACTATATTAAAGAGCAGGGAGAAGAATTACAGAATAAGCTGAATGAGCGAACCGCTTATCTGGTAAAAAAGCTTAATAAGTATTTCGAAGATAATGAATTGCCTATTTATATGGTAAATTATGGTTCGCTATTCAGATTTGTACTTAAGGGAGATATAGAGCTGTTATTCTATCACCTTATAAAAAGAGGGATATACGTATGGGAAGGAAGAAATTGCTTCCTCTCAACTGCACATACTGATCAGGATATAGAGTATATAATCAGTGCAACTATAGATAGTATAGAAGAAATGAAAGCCGATGAGTTTCTTACGAATTCTCCTGCGAAAAATGGAAGCGGAACATCTCTGAATAATATTAGTATGCCCCTTGCAATCAGTAATGAATTCAAAAACAACATACCCTGTAAAGAAGAAAATATAGAAAAAATACCTTTAACACAGGAACAAACGCAGCTATGGTTTCTGGTACAAAGTGATATAGATGGACAAGTGGCATACAATGAAAACTCAATAATAAAACTTCGTGGGGATTTGAATTTTGACATTATGTATGACGCGTTTAAGCAAGTAATCAAGCGGCATGAGGCTTTGCGTACCACTATAGAAGTTGAAGGGAATAATCAGATTATTCATCCTGATATTAGTTTAGATATGCCGCTGATTGATTTTAGTAACTTGAATAGTATAGACCGCTATGAAAAAATAGGGGAATGGCTTATTGAAGAGGGAAAAAAGCCATTCGATCTGACAAAGGGACCACTATTCCGAATCAATATCCTAAAAGAGGGACAACAGGAACATACTCTGTTTTTTGCAATACATCATATTATTGCAGACGGCTGGTCGACAGGAATTTTGGTGAATGAGCTGGGCGAGTTGTATACTTCGGGAGTCAGAAGGAGAGATAGCAAGCTTCCAAAACCAGTTCAGTTTAAGGAATATATTTCTTGGCAGGAGTCCCAAAAAACTAGTGCTTCATGGGCTTCAGCACGAGCTTTTTGGAGAGAACAGTTTGCGAAAGCAATTCCAATGACAGAACTGCCATGTGATTACCCTCGCCCGTCTGGCAGGACATACAGGGGTGCAAGATACCATTTTTCTCTGGAAAATTCATTATATACAGCTTTGAAGACAATAAGTGCAAAAGAGCATGGCACTCTTTACATGACAATGCTTGCAGGATTCAATTTGCTTCTTCACAGGCTGTCCGGGACAGAACAGGTAGTAGTAGGGATACCATCAGCAGGTCAGTCGATGATGGGATCGGGGAGACTGATAGGCCAGTGTGTAAAAATGCTTCCTGTTAATAGCTGTATAAATAATAGCATTACTTTTTCAGAATACCTTGGAAATATAAAAGAACTACTTATGCAAAGCTTTGAGTACCAAAATTACTCGTTTTCAGACTTGGATGACGACCACGAAGCGGTGCATATTCCTCAAATAACTGTGATGTTTAATATGGATCGTCCTTTGGATGCCCCCGGCTTCTATGGTCTTGAGGCGGAGATACTTCCGTATCCAATCAGCTTTGTACAGTATGATTTAGGAATAAATGTGGTTGAAATAGAAAAACAGCTCCAAATAGATTTTGATTACAATACAGACCTATTTGACGCCAAAACTGTAGAACTATGGGCAGAGTACTTTAAAGCCTTGCTTTTGGAGATATCAAAAAAACCCAACGATTTGATTTGTACCTTTTCGTTAAATAACCAAGAAAGAATAAATAATACCGTTAAGTATGAGAAATGTAGTGAATTGATACATATAATGTTTGAGAAAATAGCTGAAAACAATCCCGCAGCTATTGCTCTCGATTTTGGTACCAAAAAAGTAACTTATAGTGAATTATATCTCAGGGCAACCCAAATAGCATCTTTGATTACTAAAGAGGGAATAGGCAGGCTTACAGCAATATATGTTAATGATATCACTAATATGACAGCCAGCATACTTGCATCTATGAAAAGTGGAAATCCATATATTCTGCTGGACAAGAATTTCATAGATTACAAACTTGATGATATAGAGCTGATGATTACAGATAGTGAAATAACAACTGGAAAAGCTGTAGAAATACGCATTGGAAAAGAGCTGTCAAACGTTGAAAGCATACATGAGCTGAATGCTGATATAAAACCGGATGATCTGATGTGTCTGGCACATATACAGCACGAAAAAGGAGAAACGGAAAAACTGGGTATTTCCTATAAACATGCTGCAATTCGTTGCTCAGAAATGAAGGATAGGCTTGGACTTCAAAGCGGTGAAAGAGTTGCATGCTTTATATCTCCTATACATAATGCTGGACTTGAGGCTCTGCTGCCTGCACTAACAGCGGGATGCTGTGTTTCAATATATGATACTACGGAAATTAGGAATATGGATTTCAATGTTGCCATAATGTCTTTTGTTCAATGGAAACACTTAACGATGGAATCTGGCTGGGAACATGTGGAGAGCTTAAGAATTATTTCAGTTAGCGGGAGCCAGATGTTGAATGGACATGTTGAAGCGTGGAGAAAAACTGCTTTAGCTTCCACTGGAGTTATATATGCATATAAACCTGAAAGGTTACCTTTTACCATATCAACTTTAGATATAAGTACAATCGAACTTGAAGCTCCAATCAAAAAGCTGCCGTTAGGTTGTATAGTGGGTGGATATGCGTACATTATGGACTCTTTTATGCAGCTAACACCTGAATGTATACCCGGATGTATTTATGTTAGTGGGTTTATACCTTTTGAAGGAAACGACAGATGTATACCTGATATTTTTAGCAATATACGCGGAGATAACCTATATAATACGTGTGAAAATGCTCGTAGACTACGAAACGGAGAAATCGAGCTACTTGGCAATAAGGAGAACACTACTAAGATAAGAAATTATTTTGTAGATTTAAAATATATAGAAGCGGTGCTTTACATGCATCCCGCAGTAAGCCAAGCTTATTTAATCAGTAAGGAAGACGGACGAATCACTGCTTATATTGCTGCAAAAGGAACAGGAATATCTTCTAGAGAACTTACAAGGTATCTGAAACATCTGCTTCCGGATTATGTTACAGGAATCACTTTCATAACAATGGAAGAGTTACCAGTAAATCCTGATGGATGCCTGAATATTTCTGCTCTCCCTACCCTCAATGAGCAACACAGAGAAGGGTCAGATACTCCGCGTACCCCCTTGGAAAAAGAGGTATATGCTATATGGAGCGAAGTACTTGGGTTCTCTGATATAGGTATAAATGATGATTTCTTTGAAATAGGGGGCTACTCTCTACTTGCTATACGACTAGTATCACGGATGAATGAAGTGTTTAAAGTTAATCTTGGTCTTAAAACCATCATAGATTTACCTACCATAGCAGGGATAGCAAATGAGGTTGAGAAGAAAAGAGTACTACAAGATGGAAAGGAATACACTGGAAGTACCCAGCCACAGTTAATCCCTGATGTAGAACACTGGAATGAGCCTTTCCCTCTAACGGATGTTCAGCAAGCTTACTGGGTAGGGCGAAGTGATGCCTTTGAGCTCGGTAATATAGCTACACATACATACTTTGAAGTCGAGAGTATGGAACTTGATATAAAAAGATTTAATGAGGCATGGCAAATGCTTATCCAAAGGCATGGGATGTTAAGAACTATCATATTACCATCAGGCGAGCAGTTGACACTTAAAGAGGTACCTCCCTATGAGATAAAAGTTTTAGACCTTTGTGGCAAAGAAACTGAAGAGGCTGAAAAAGAGTTGTTGAATATACGGGAGCGTATGTCACATCAGGTTATGCAAACAGATAAATGGCCATTATTTGAGATATCTATTGCTCGTATTGACGAAAACAGAATACGTATTTTCTTCAGTATAGATGCTCTTATTATGGACACATGGAGCTTCCAGATACTTTTAGATGAATTCTCAATGCTATATCAGGATAATACCAAATGCTTTACTCCTCTTGAAATAACATTCCGTGATTATGTTATGACAGAGCGTAAGCTTGAGGATTCACCATTGTTTAAGCAATCTTTGGACTACTGGATGGAGCGGCTGGTAAGTCTGGCACCCGCACCAGATTTAACTTTAGCCAGAGCACCCAGCTCGCTTGTTAATCCTAAGTTTATCCGCTTAAGTGAAAAGTTAAAACCTAATACATGGGACAAGCTTAAGGCAAGAGCAACTACAGCAGGGCTGACGCCTTCAGGTATTTTACTGGCAGCGTATGCAGAAATACTGAGTATCTGGAGCAAGAATCCAAGATTCACTATTAATCTGACATTGTTTAATCCACTATTTTCACATCCTCAGGTTGAAAACATCATCGGAGATTTTACATCGCTTACGCTGCTTGAGGTGGATAATGGGTCAGCAGACATTTTTAGTGATCGTGCTGTTCGTTTGCAGAGACAGCTGTGGGAGGATCTCGATCACCGCTTTGTGAGTGGTGTTAGAGTTATGAGAGAGCTTGGCCGTCTAAAAGGTGATATGACAGGTATGCTTATGCCTGTAGTATTTACCAGTGCATTGATAAATAACAATGCGACAACAAACAAGTCTCCTATGGACTGGATGGGCAAGCTTGTATACAGCATAGGGCAAACACCGCAGGTATGGCTTGACCATGAGGTGTTTGAAGAGGAGGGCTCCCTTGTACTGAACTGGGATTCTGTTGAGGGTCTCTTCCCTGATGGAATGTTAGGGGATATGTTCGATGCATATTGTCTACTGCTGAACTTGCTTGCGGATAACGAGGACGTATGGGGGAAAAATCGCTCTGCACTGATAAATATACTTTTACCGGCTAAACAGCTCGAAGAGATAAGCTCTGATAATACTACAGAACAAAAAATAACGGGTACTCTTTTACATAAGATGTTTGAGGAGAAAGTACTTGAAAACCCTGCTGCACTTGCAGTTGTTTCAAATGGAAAGAGGCTTACCTACGGGGAACTTTATACTCTGTCCAATAAGATAGGTAACAGATTAAGAAAAGAAGGTGTATGCTGTGGTGAGCTTGTTGCTGTAATTATGGAAAAGGGCTGGGAGCAGGTTGCTGCTGTAATAGGTATATTGGCTTCTGGAGCGGCATATCTCCCAATTAGTTCAGAGCTTCCAAAAGAACGTATAGAATATATGCTCCATAATGGAAAGGTTAAGCTGGCACTTACTCAACAAAGAATAGAAAATAGGATAACCCTCCCTGAAGGAGTAAAATATATCAGCCTTCAAGGAGTAGAAATTGAGAGCTCATCAGGGGAACCCCTTGAGGCTGTTCAAACTCAGAATGACCTTGCGTATGTTATATACACCTCTGGATCTACAGGAAATCCAAAGGGGGTAATGATCAACCATATAGGAGCTGTAAATACAATAATAGACATTAATAAGCGCTTTGGGGTGACAGATTTTGATAAAGTATTTGCGTTATCATCATTAAGTTTTGACCTTTCGGTATATGACGTTTTCGGAATGTTGGCAGCAGGTGGGGCAATTGTTATTCCAGAGGCCTCCAAAACTAAAGACCCTGCATACTGGATTGAACTTATGATTCAGGAAAAGGTAACAATGTGGAATTCTGTCCCTGCTCTTATGGAGATGCTTGTGGAATATACGGATGGAAGAAACGAAAACCTGCCAAATACCTTAAGACTTGTAATGATGAGTGGAGACTGGATTCCTGTAAGCTTGCCTGACAGACTAAGAAAAACTGTACCGGGGGTGCAGATAATTAGTTTGGGAGGTGCAACAGAAGCTTCAATATGGTCTGTTCTATACCCTGTTGAAAAGGTTGAGCCGTCATGGAAAAGCATACCTTATGGTAAGGCGATGTTAAACCAAAAAATTTATGTACTTAATAGTATTTTGGAGATATGCCCTACATGGGTACCGGGTCAATTGTATATAGGTGGAATTGGGTTGGCTATGGGATATTGGAGAGATGAAGCAAAGACTAAAACAAGTTTTATAATTCATCCCAGAACTGGTGAACGTTTATACAGGACAGGTGATATGGGACGTTATCTTCCTGATGGAAACATTGAGTTCTTAGGAAGGGAGGATCAGCAGGTGAAAATACAGGGATACCGTATTGAGCTTGGGGAAATTGAACACGCAATAATGCAGCACCCAAAGGTAAGCACAGCTGTGGTGTCTGTATTAGACCGTAGAGAAAACGCTCGTTTGGCAGCTTATGTGGTTCCAAAATCGGAAAGTGAAGCCGGAGAAACAATGCCCAGCTCTCAAGGAAAAATACTGACAGATCCACTTGACCGCTTACAGTATAAATTGGCACAGCCGGGTGCTAGACAGTATCGTAATGAAAGCTTTATTCAGCTCAGAAAGCCTGAAATAAATGAGGAATATATTAATAAGAATTTTGTTGAGCGCCGAAGTTACCGTAAATTTTTAAAGCAGAATATTGAATTTGAACAGCTCAGTAAACTTTTAAGCAATCTAATGCAAGTGAAAATAGCGGATATTGTTTGGCCTAAATATCGTTATGGCTCTGCGGGCGGAGTTTACCCCATACAAACGTATATATATATAAAAGAGGGCAGCGTGGCTAATATCCCTCAAGGGGCATACTATTACCGGCCAGCGGAACATAGGTTGGAACTAATAACAAATAAGCAAATCGAAGCTGAAGATTTGGAAATTGACAAAGTTCTTTTTAACAACTCAGCATTTACAATATTCCTTGTGAGCAATATTAATGCCATTGAACCTATGTATAGTGAGGACAGCCTCCGATTTTCATCTATTGAGGCAGGCTTGATGAGTCAGTTGCTAGAAATGAGTGCCCCGGAATGTTATTTGGGATTATGTCAGGCTGGTAATTTTGATTTATCGGGAGTTAAAAACATCCTCGGATTAGAAGATGGATATATTCCACTTAACTGCATTTTTGGCGGATGTGTGGATGAAAGCAGTCTGAAGGTTGAGGCACTTATTGAGGAATATCGAGAGTATGAACCACTTATTAAACTTATAGATGAAGGTAATGTACAGGCACATACAGCTGATATAAGCAATCAGGGGAATTATGATATAACAAGCGAATTGAAGGAGTTTCTAAAAGAGAAGCTTCCGGAGTATATGGTACCTACACAAATTATTATACTGGATGCCTTGCCTCTTACTGCTAACGGAAAGGTAGACCGTAAGTCTCTTCCACAGCCAACAGAGATCCTGAAAGAAGAGAAAAGTGAGTACATTCCTCCAAATTCGCAACTTGAAAAAGTTCTGGCAGATAGTATTAAAGAAGTGCTCCAGATTGACAGGATAGGTGTACATGATAATTTTTTTGATCTAGGAGCGAATTCTGTAGACATCATACGTCTTCACAATAAACTGACAGGATTTATAAATAAAAAGATTCCTATTGTTGAAATGTTCAAAAGTCCGAATGTATTTGCCCTTGCACAATATATAGGTAATCAGGACGACGGGCAACTTCCTGAGAATGAAATTGATAGCAGAGAGAACAAGGTAAATGAAGGTAAAGCCAGACTGAAAAAACTTCTACAAAAGAAGGAGGTCAAAGTAGATGAGTAA